The sequence below is a genomic window from Penaeus monodon isolate SGIC_2016 chromosome 14, NSTDA_Pmon_1, whole genome shotgun sequence.
AAGGATTCCCGAGAGCCCCAAGGCCTGCTGAGGCCCCAATCCCTGTAGATGAGATCCCGAGGACCCCAAGGCCTGCTGTAGAGCCTCCAAATCCTCCTGTAGATGAGATTCCCGAGGAGCCTCCAAGGCCTGCTGTAGAGCCTCCAAATCCTCCTGTAGATGAGTTTCCCGAGGAGCCCCCAAGGCCTGCTGTAGAGCCTCCAAATCCTCCTGTAGAGGGTTCCCAACCCAAGGCCCGGAGCCCCCAAACTCCTGTAAAATCCCGGGGAGCCCAAGGTTGCCTGAAGAGCCTCCAAATCCTCTTAAAAATTCCAACCCCAAATTTCTTGTAGTGGGTCAAGGAAGGCCCCCGGGGAGCCTCCAAATCCTCTAGAGAGTCCCAACCCCCCGGGGGCGGGgaccccccccaaacctcctGTAGGGGGTTCCAAAACCTCTCAAGGGTTTCCagaccccctccacctcctgtaGATGATTCCCAGGAGCCCCAGACCCAGGagcccccaaagggccctttctGTAGAGCCTCCAAATCCTCCTGAAAGATGAGATTTCCCAGGAGCCCCCAAGGCCTGCTGTAGAGCCTCCAAATCCTCCTGTAGATGAGATTCCCGAGGAGCCCCCAAGGCCTGCTGTAGATCCTTCAAAACCTCTTGTAGGGGAGGTCCCTGAAAATCCTGCTGCAGAGCCTCTAAAAGCTCCTGTAGTGTTTCCATGACCTACCGTAGAATCGCTAAGGATTGTTGTTGAGGATCCTAAACCTCCTATAGAGGAAGTTTCTGTGGAGCTTCCAATACCTATTGAAGAGCCTCCAAAACTTTCTGTGGTGCCTTTGAAGGGTTCTGTAGAGCTTCCAAGGGCTGCAGCAGAGTCTCCAAAGTTTCCAGTTAAGGAAGTTCCTGAGGAACTTCCAAATCTTCCTGTGGAATCTTTAAAACCTGTTGTAGAGTCCTTTAAGGCTCCCACAGTATAGCCTCGAAAGCCTTCTGTAGAGCCTTCAGAACGTCTAGTGGAGCTTCCGAGACCTCCTTCTATGGCGTTTCCGAAAATTTTTGTTGAGGCTTGAAGGCCTGTTGTAGTGGAAGTTTCTGTGGAGCCCCCAAATCTTCCTGTTGAGGTGATTCCTGAGAAATCTCCCACGCCTGTTTGGCTAGTATGTCCTGGTAAAGTCGTTTTACTTTTTAATGCTCCTGTGAGGTCTCCTAGTGAGCCAGTGATACGTGTAGATTCTGCATGGCCTCCTTTTGCACTGATTAGATGGCCTTTGAAGGGCACGGCACTCGAACCTTCATTGCTGTCTGGTGTAGCAGAACCACCTTCAAATGAAACTGAAAAAACTCCGGGTGATGAACGTGAAAGATCTAATGTGCTAGCTATGCTAGTTGAACTTTGAATAATTCCATGTGAACCTGCTGATTCTATGACGACTCCAGCAGAACTTGTAAAGCTTCCTGGTGAGCCTGTAGCATCATCCTGTGAACTTGTAAGAAGAGCTGAACTTGAACCGCTAGAGCTTATGCTTGACAGGAGACTGTTTACATCAGTAGGCAAACCTTTTGATTTCTCGCTACCTCTTAAGGAACTAAATGCGCTTTCTGCTCTTTCTGTGATTGAAGGAGTTATACCTCTGGTCCCAGCTTTAACGGCATCACTGACATTCACTTGGGACAATTGGTTAAAGAGTCTGGGGTTGTTGGTACTAATGGGTCTTGGTGATGTCCTACTAAAATCTCCTGAAGGTTCACTAGGTACATTAACTGCCTCTCCAGGTGCTGTATACAGAACAGCAGGAACTGGGATAACTGTGTGGGCTGACGGGGCAGCTGTAGTAAGGAGTGCCGCAGATATGCATATCACCGTTTTCTAAGGGAAGAGAATGCTgttaatagcacacacacacacacacacaacacacacacacacacacacacacacacacacacacacacacgtgtgtgtgtggtccgaGAATATCTTTGGACATGCATGTcgtcagagagatagagagagatatatgtatgtatacacacacacacgcacgcacgctgaaTGTTTACTGAATGTTTTGTTAGTTTAGTctttcatctataacatatatgttaatgCACTCCACCTCTTGATTGTAatatgggtaatgataatgatcataataataatgaaaatagtaatattataaacaataataaaagttataaaaaagatgataataacactgaaaatcataatggtaacatttatagcaataataataaagataataacattgataacaataatgataatgatgataatgataatacaataataaaaataacagtaatgataatagtaatgaaatttattacaccaataaaattaatatcaataatgaaattgAATATGAAAACGataaattgttaatattttaatataatgataatagttatagtaatagtagaagtagtagatcattattattaattatgataaacaaattataataacaacaacaattttaataaaataaaattttaaaaattataataaaagtaataatttaaataataataataaaataataaaaaaaataaataataaaaaaataaataaaaataatagcaatgatgagaggatataataaataataaaataaatttaaaaataataaaaataataataataaaaataaaaatttaaaaaattaaaaataataacaataaataaataaaaaataataataaatagaaatttaaaataatttttggataaaaataataaagggggaaaaaattaagggaacaatgaaaatattttataaacccTTTGTTGCTGGGATGATGTTTAATTATGTTTGGAaaaggggtgatgatgatgattttaaatttaaattttgggatgattttaataatggtaGGGGTGCTGCGGGTTTTTTAAATGATCCCCGGTGTTTTGGGTATTGATGAAAAGGAGGATGCGATGCTgaaaatggtggtgatgatgcggGATTGAAAAATGGTGTGTGATGTTAAATGCTAATGTGACATTGTTGTTTATGGGTGTTTGGGTGCTGctgttatgacaatgataatggaaagtaaatgaggatgatagtgatgatggttttGGTGATAATGATTGGAATGTtggggttgatgatgatgataaattgatgattaatgatttattataaattatgatgatgagatgagataaaagatttttattatttttaaattattattattaccccatatattattatattaattatattattattatttttccccattcattatttttaattcatcatcatttttttttgatgatgaccTGATGTTGTGATGagggatgaaaaataaagataaaaaagggaaaaaaatttgtttaagggGAACCGATggagaaaatgatagtgatggtgatagtaataataataataaaaatttaaaaataaaaatttaaaataataaaaataatataaaataaaaatttataaaataataaaaaaataaaataaaaattaaaaaattaaaatttttaattttttattttttattatttttattatctttaaaaagcagaaaattatcattattatcattatcattatttaaaaattttatcatttttatctttttatttaaaatctttatcatccttatcatttttcattacccttaaatttattttgtttttcatcgtccattctttttaaattttgggctaAATCACCcaatattacactttttttttcataaatttttatcttGGTTATTTTTCCGCGGGTTGTCATCCTTTGTGGTTATTACGATTCCCCCCTTTGTTATTTTCTGGGTGGTTATTGGCTTAacatgaattttaattttttaattttctatcatCCTTATTCCCAGTatccaaattttattatttttttttaaattttgttattgtttaattCTTTATCTTTTGGGCCCATCATTATacccattattttttaataataaaattaatgtttatccccaaataaatgattaaaaacaaatcATTACCATCTTTAAATCATTGACAATTATCGGCCCCTTTCGAAATCAGGGAATTTTCCCCGTGAaacaattattttcctttataaaatCATGAAACCCCTTAAATTTACAATCCCTATTGTATCCCCCCTGccccaaaagaaaacccaaaatttaggaaccataaaaaacacgaaaatcttTTAGCTATGTACTTGATTAAACAagcagatataaaaagaaaatcctaccatgaaaatgagaaagagaagaaaaaaaaaaaaaatagaggacaaAAAACATTATTCTTACTGCGATCATCCTGGCTGCATGGAGGTGGCGGCGCGTTTGCTTAGCTCAATCTTTGCTTTCTCTTATATACCGAGCCGAGCCGTGACTTGCTGTATTCACTGGCGGTGACTTTCAAACTGGTTCTTTGGCGTCGAGCAGGGACTCTCCTCCTGCCTAGAAGCCTGTCCTGCCCTTGGGTGGGGCTGGTCCTTTTCCAGGCCCGCGCCCGCGAGCGGGAGATCCCACGGGGGGTTCAACGCCCTCCCCAGCATCACGAGCCCCGAGCAAGGGCCGTCCTTCTGAGTCATCTTCCTTTTGGGCCTCAGGGCCCCtgcccccttcacctcctcccccctcggctTCCCTGCGCATCCCGCTTCCCTCCTCCGAACGCCCATTCCGTCCTGCCATTAGCTCAGGACCCCCTTTTCGCCTTTTTTGCGCCTTCCTTTGTTTTCCACTTGCCCCACGCCTCTTCCTCTCAAGCCTCTAAAACGTCATTGACTGCATGGAAAAATTTGCGATCTtggattaaataatttttttttttttttttttttactttttatatctcTAAGAAAGCggtcaaaagagaaagagagagagagggagagagagagagagaagagagagagagagagagagagagacgggggagagagagagggagagagaggagagagagagagagatgggagagtgaTGAAAACCTTAcctaaaaataaatgtgtgtacatatatatatatataatatattatatatatatatatatatttatatataattataatatatataatataatattatatattgacaaacatcaaagggcaaagaaaaaaggtatgacgaatagagaaagagagggaaaaggaaacaggaaaacgGAATCACGGGGGGAAGGAGCAAGTGAAAGAGGCGGCGGAGTGTCTTCCTTTCGGTGGCAGCGGCCGACTCTTGCCCAACGACTTGGAAGCTCTTCCCTGCCGACGCTGTTTACTTTCCTCCTCTGCGTCCCCTTTCgcgccccccctttctccttccatcgcCGCGCCGCGAGGCTAATCCCTTTGCCTCTTTTCGTCTCCTGCCCCGATAAAAAATTCGGCAAACTCAAAATTCTTGATCTTAATTAACTATGTTTTTAAAACcactttatctatataaatattgcatgtatatgtttcAAAGGGcgccccccacaaaacacatgcataacacaccccacaccccacacacacacacacacacacaccacacaccccacacacacgcaccacacacacacacacaccacacacacacacacaacacaccaaaacccccacacacacacacacatacacacacacaacaacaccaacacacacaaaacacacacacaagcaaaacacacacacataaacacacacacaccaccctacatatatgtgtgtggatcaaaaaaaagaaaaaaaagaaaaaaaaaaagaaaaaaaaagaaaagaaaagaaaaaaaaaaaaaaaaaataatatctatctatctatctatctatctatctatctatttattaaaaatataatataaaaacacacacccacacacacacacaacaacaaatatatatatatataatatatctatatatatatatatatatatatatatatatactaatatatatatatattatatattatattatataattttatatatatatatatatatacactctatatatatatacatatattatatatatatatataatataatatatatataaaatttttatatatattatgtatatatatttatatatatatatataatatatatttttaatatatattatatatatatatctatattttatatataatgttagttGCTTGatcttctttcatgttttcccttttcatttttttcaactaCTGAATATCAAGACAGAAAACTTTTCTTAACCCAGACGTGAAAGAATGAAAGGCTGCTGTAATTTTCCGAAAATTATGTTATCATACATTTTAGAATTCatgaaatttaaaagatataaaagagcCTCAGCTGTGAAGGTCAAAACACGACTCGTTAGACGGGTTTGTAAAAAAGAGGTTGTACAACCTGCGCGCACGGAAAACGCTGGACCCTTCGAGTGGCAAGCAATCCATATTCGATGCATCACAcctataatgaataaaatatgttttttttcctcctattaaCAATAAgtttccgtgtatatatatatatattttatataatataaatatatatataatatatataatatatatatatatatatatatatatacacacacacaacaccacaccacaccacaaccacactcacatagggtatatatgatagatatataaaattttatatatatatattataataataatatagtatattaatatatatatagtttatatatatatatatatatacaatagtatgtaatctataatatatatattcatattatatatataaatatgtaatcaatagtaaataattatgtatacaacacacacacacacacaccacacacacacacaccccaccccacacaccccacacacatacaaatacacacacacacaacacaaaaacacaccaaaacacacacacacacacaccacacacaatacagacacaacaccacacacacacaacacacacacacacacacacacacacaaaacatatatatatatatatattatataataatatattataatatatatatatatataattcatatatacacaacatgcatacatacatacaactaaatAGCATTTATATGtggtaatattatatctattattttatattttataatatatatatattaatattttaatatcattataatatatatatgtatgtgtatatatatatatataatataatatatataaaattttattttataatttgtatatatatatataatatagatatatatatatataaatatatattaaatatatataatattatatatataatatgcacaaccccacacaccacacacacaaccccaccccaacacaccacagatataataatataataatatatatattaatataaaattttatataataatataatgtatagtatatatatatgtaataaatataatatatatataatatgatatctatattatgtatatgtaatatatatatatatatatatatatatatatatatatgtatactttttaaaaacaattatatgtctatttatatataagtatatatttctatatagatttacatatatatattacaatatatataatatatatacttacataatatatatgataatatatatatatatatatatatatctatatacacacaacaacacaacaccacacaacacaaacaccacacaactcacacacaaaacaaacatacatatatatatataaaatatatttaaatatattatatatatataatatatataattatatatatatagataaaatatatatatattatataatatggatttcacacaaacacacacacaacacacaacacacacacacaccgcacacgcacacgccccacgcacacgcacacaccacaaaacacacacaccacacacacacatatatatatatatatatatattaatattatatatatatatatatatatatatatataatgtacatatttttttaacggtaggtttatgttgagccatgttgtgtgatatatatgggaGTAGGTGGTAGGGCCCCAGTCCCTTTCCAGGAGAGTTTCCGGTGTAAaccctttaaggtaatcattctctctatttatgcggCTGGGAACAAACCCCGActtttggctggcttgcccatccagtggtaGGTAAGGCAGttgaggtgaaagttccttggcCAGGGGAACAAACGCGCGCCGGTGATCGAAAactcgaaaatcagattgccgtcgtgacagtccgagtcCCATGCTCTTTAACCCCTCGGCCAAGAGGCCATGATTTTTTggccaatttagagcggtggttttgccgttgccttccgcccagtgtttttatcgagtccaccctctctatttacccggttttggGACCGCACCGacctttgggctggcttgcccctcccgtggctaggtagggaatgaggtgaagttctttgcccaggggaacaacgcgccggccggtgactcgaaccccagaactcagattgctgtcgtacccgtcctgagtccgatgctctaaccactcggcacccttggcctacatatatatattttatatattatatttattatatatatatattttttttttttttttttttttttttctttcttttcttttctttcttttcttttctttgacctttttttctttcttttttctttttcttttttttacgttttgtcaTGTttgagcccgtggtcacagctatGATaactaaaattttagtttttatgttttgatgctcttgagtgagtaaagtggtagggtccccagtttcctttccacagagaatgccggtgttaccttttttgggtaatcattctctctatttatccgggcttgggaacaagCACTTTAAAATTGGCTGGTTgccaccagtggtaggtaggcaaacgaggtgaagtttttgcccgggaaaaacgcgccggcggtgactggaacctcgaaactcagattgagTCCTAAaaagtcttgagttcgatgcttttaaaccactcggccacagcggcaaccatatatattataaaatatgatatatattatatatatcatatatatcatattttattgtatatattttcatattatatattattttatatatatatatatattcttcttttaacggtaggttaatgtctgagcgcgttgtcacagcatgatactcaaaatttcagttttcagttgtgatgctcttttgggGTGAAGTGCGTGGTTAGGGTCCcagtctttccacggagagtgcggtgttaaccttttagtaatcattctctctatttatcggttgggaccagcatgacttgggctggccgcCACCAGcagctaggcaggtaatcgaggttaAGTCCttgtaagggaaaaaaaccacgcggccggtgactcaaaacctcgaaaatcagattgcgTTCGTAAACAGTCGCGAGTCGACGCTCAAACATCGGCCACCGCCGGCttgcgatcatgggtttccaggatttttggcaattttagagcggtggtttgcccttgccttccgcccggtgtttttttttttttttttttgagtcaccatctctatttacccggcactgacttgggctgccttggccacccagcggctaggtaggcaatcgaggtgaagttctttgcccaagggaaacagcgcgccggccggtgactcgaaccctcgaactcagattgccgtcgtgacagtcttgagtccgacgctctaaccattcggccaccgcggcccatatcatatatacatcatatatattatatatatatcatatatattatacatgtcatacacatattaaatatatattatatacattatatatatacaaatgtatatatcaatatataatacttattatatatatagtatatatatatttatgtatatatatatatatatatatatatatatatatatatatatatatatatatatatatatatatatctgtatatatatccatatttagcACATGACTTCTTATATCTCAGAATTACAAAACAAGAACATATACTTTATGAACCCCTGAATAAACAATATTCCCTATGCTGCAGATGCAAAAGACTACCCATATATTCCTTATACCAGTAATAAAACTAAATTTGATGCAGAAAATAAGGGAATCCTTTACTTGAAATAAGAATACACACAATATGCTTCTTAGGTGCATCATCATTGCACTTTAAGACGACATCTGTAAGGCTTAAGCACTTTTCCAGCGATGCTAGAAAGGCCTTCACCGAGCAGAAGATGCAGGTTCAGCCAAATATTTCTGAGTCATATTAGATAAGGCAGTCAGAGTATGTCTGTCTTGTTTTCAAAATACCAATACATCAGTGTAATCTGCCTTGCAAGGCTGGCTTAGATAATAGTTGATCTGAGTGTTGATTGACTGCACGTTTTCAGTTGTGGATATTGACTcctgtgtatgaatatgcatgaaaATGAATATCCTCATCCTCTTCGAAGGGAATGATTCTGAACTTTCTTCCGGCACACGCTCCTTCGATTCTTGTATGTCTTCACCAGGATTTTGCTTAACTGCTTTGGGATGTGTTGCTTTTTCTGAGTGTTTCTgagctccttttctttttcatctttgcaTCAATCAAGTTTAAACCGTGGGTTTAGAATTGTTGCCAGCACATAAACTCTTCTCTCTTCATAGTGCTTCAAACGCTTCTCTACAAATTTCTTAAGTCACCAGCGTGGAGTTATTTATGGATTCCATGTGGTTTAGATGAAATTTGAGGCCCCTAATGCAAGATGTGACCAGAATTGCAGATACGGTGGTTTGCTTCTGTGGCCTTATATGGCTTTAAGCTTTCTGGCATGCCTTTAAGTAGATTACTATCATAGACTCACTGTTGGTAAACCATCTTGATTTTTGTTCAGGAATACTCAACACTGATCCAATCATTTTCACTTGGGAATTCCATTGTGTAGCACAAATAGGATccaatttttctcctcttctgaaACTTTAGTGACAGATTTAAGTACATGAGACACTAACTTTGAGGCTTTACTAGGAGCCAAGTTTAGCTGCCCTGTTTCTCGTTGACCATCCTTTAGTACACGTTGCAGTGTGTGGGCGAAGAATGAACTGTGCTCATTTGAGATGAGAAAATACTGCCTCTCATGCACCTTTACCCTATATTACACTACAATATCGCAACACTCAATGTAGGTATTTACCCAAAAGTATCATCACAAAGTTCGCTAGAATCTATTCACAGTATATATTATCACTTCTACTTAAATATGCTGTGCTTCTTTGTACTTGAATTTACTTGGTATTTTCCAGATACTTTGGGTCTAAGTATATTTACCAATGAATTTTTAAACTCCAAGTTCACAAGGATCTGCACTTAAGTCCAAGTACaagtaccacacaccacacacacaccccacacacatatatatatattatatattatatatatatattatatattaatatatatatatgtgtgtgtgtgtgtgtgtgtgtgtgtgtgtgtgtgtgtgtgtgtgtgtggtgtgtgtgtgtgtttgtgtgtgtgtggtgtgtgtgtgtgtgttgtgtgtgtgtgtgtttgtgtttgtgtgtgtgtgtgttgtaaatatgcatatatatatatatatatatatatatattatattatatatatatatatatattaatatatatgtgtgtgtgtgtgtgtgtgtgtttttctggtgtgtgt
It includes:
- the LOC119580623 gene encoding uncharacterized PE-PGRS family protein PE_PGRS46-like; translation: MTQKDGPCSGLVMLGRALNPPWDLPLAGAGLEKDQPHPRAGQASRQEESPCSTPKNQFETAPSAHTVIPVPAVLYTAPGEAVNVPSEPSGDFSRTSPRPISTNNPRLFNQLSQVNVSDAVKAGTRGITPSITERAESAFSSLRGSEKSKGLPTDVNSLLSSISSSGSSSALLTSSQDDATGSPGSFTSSAGVVIESAGSHGIIQSSTSIASTLDLSRSSPGVFSVSFEGGSATPDSNEGSSAVPFKGHLISAKGGHAESTRITGSLGDLTGALKSKTTLPGHTSQTGVGDFSGITSTGRFGGSTETSTTTGLQASTKIFGNAIEGGLGSSTRRSEGSTEGFRGYTVGALKDSTTGFKDSTGRFGSSSGTSLTGNFGDSAAALGSSTEPFKGTTESFGGSSIGIGSSTETSSIGGLGSSTTILSDSTVGHGNTTGAFRGSAAGFSGTSPTRGFEGSTAGLGGSSGISSTGGFGGSTAGLGGSWEISSFRRIWRLYRKGPLGAPGSGAPGNHLQEVEGVWKPLRGFGTPYRRFGGGPRPRGVGTL